The genomic DNA AAAGAGTACacgtttgagtttcacctctgacatttgcttgcttttaaGTCTGAACATTTGAAGCTAGGTTTGATGAAGATTTTTCTTTGTCAAACACACCAGCACTGGATAAACtaaattttttctaaatatttccatACTACTTTTCCTAAATTGTCcacaagtaatatttttttatagctctgataaaataatagataccaatcttttgaaatattttaagaccttatcttataaaataaattatgttttCACTTTCAAACAAGCAATAAATATGCAGCGTGTTGGTTGCCAGCTAGCGATTCTCTAACAAAATATACTATGCAGTCATGCAGCACAATTACTGAGCATAGGTTTACAACATTATGATAGCAACCCCAATCAACCACTGAGTTTGAAAAgatcaaaaattaaattttcatctgGAGAGACttgagcccttttttttttttccaaaaagggaaaaaaatttttaaaaaaaaaaaaattaaaatactgtacCATCATTCTATTATTAACTTGCCAAGGAAATATCTTTTTCATGGAGAAATTGATTACTTACCCACTTGAAGGCAGGAGCCCAAAAGAAAACAGTTTTAGGACctgaaaagaatgaaaaccaTAAGAACAAGGTTGCatataacaggagagagagagagagagagagagagagagagagagagagagagagagagagagagagagagagagagagagagagaaatttgaatttCCTAAATATCCAAAGGCTATTAATTTATAGAAGAGACatgatttaatttttataacaaaaattcattacataaaagaaaaatcattaacCAAACTCCACATGCTGTACTAAAATGCATAAAAGACCACGATGTGTCCAATACATGAAGCACCCAACGTAGACAGCTGATTCATTAACAATAGGAGAAGGACATAACCAATTATTGGGGATAATTGTTGAGTTCCACAGCCCACTATTTTTACCATTCACTTCAAATCTACTACTTTATATGCAAGAGTTTACATATAAACCTTAATATGCTATCGAACCAAATCAAAGCTGCCAAGATCTAAATCAAAacataggaataaaaaaaaatctttaattagTCACCCACCAGAAAAGGCAACGCTTATCATAAACGGCATATCTAacaataatatagtatagtaCTCAACAGGGATTAAAAAATGAAGCAACTTATGAATACTTACATATGTGTATAGCTCTAATGATTCAtgtgtttattttcttatctcggttatatatatctagttctCAAAAACAATGTGAGACAAAGCTAAATTTTCACCATctaaaccgtaaaaaaaaaaaaaatcttccagtaTATTGCTTACACAAAAAATACCAATTGTGCAATATGCAAGTTTTACATTTAAGAGTGAGAAAAAAAGGGTTCGTTCTAGCAATGTACTACTGATTATCAAATAAAACTATACTTCATAATGTACTTCATGCAGTTTACTTGTGAAACCAGTCAGTGATTTTGATGATGTTATAAATATGTGATGGAACTATCATGCCATCCACCTTCCCATGATGATTTTAACAGAATAcatatgcaaagaaaaaatgaacaaacaatcGTAACTATCACAGGTGTTTAAAACTGGACACTTATGAAAACGTTAATTTCATAAACATGTTTTACGATATTTAAGAGGAGCGATCATATATGTTCATCCTGAACCCATTCACTGTACTACTTATTGTTGTGTAACTGCCTTTAGGTCATTGAAAAACAGCAGTatacagtattttgtattttttttataggggtttgaAACACAGACCTAATGAGAACTGAAAAATCTATGTACTAATTGTAACAATTAATTCCAATGCTCAACCATATCACATACTCTGACCCTCTTACATCAGGCCTTGCACTCTGCAATGTCCAGATTGAAATGCAAAATGATAATTAGACAAAACTACCAAGGCCCTATTCTCCAGAATTATCATAGTgaatttcatttatcttttaaataacaTTTTAGGAGGGTATTCAAATCTCTAtggaattgtgaaaaaaaaaaaaaaaacttttaccagGTACTACTTATGCATCTAGCAGGCTCCTTGGATTAAAACCGCTGTACACCAAGCATGTCCCATTGGCAAATTATACTCAGAACATAGGTTTGGGCACCTCTCTAATTTCAATTGCATAATGGCTTTCCTATGCTTAGCCTAGCGCCAAACTTGCACATTCCCAAAACTAGCCTACATCATACGTAATATTCAATCCCAAAATTTTAGGCCCTAAAATTGGTCTTTAAATATCAAACCTTACAAgagtatacagtggacccccccgtattcgcgttctctggattcgcagacttacacattcacggatttctctctgaaacatttccccccattattcatagaaaattcgcatattcgcagtatttttctatgagaaatacagGCACTCCCCAGGTtatgatgggttcggcttacgacgttccgaggttaaggcgcttttcaattatattcatcagaaatgatttccagggttacgacgcctacaacactgatctggcagatgaaatatgacaccaaaaatgcaaaataatcaatatttgaagttttttttttataaaaaatgccataaaaatgcagtttacatagttttcaatgcacccacagcattaaaagtaaggttttcttaggatttttcacgatgttccggcttacgacgcgtctcaagaacagaacccccgtcgtaaccctgggactgcctgtatccacaaattcttgtttttttttttttttttatcaatttcatcataaaatgcactttttgtgataaaactattaaaaaaaaatcaggtgtaaaattgtttaaaatgccccgtcattgcctcaaaatataagaatttgatgtgtaagCTCATGACCTtttttgcctcaaaatataagaattttatgtgtgAGCTAATGACCTtttattgcctcaaaatataagaattttatgagTGAGCTTATGACCTtttattgcctcaaaatataagaattttatgtgtaaGCTTATGACCTtttattgcctcaaaatataagaatttgatgtgtaagCTTATGACCTtttattgcctcaaaatataagaattttatgtgtaaGCTTATGACCTtttattgcctcaaaatataagaatttgatgtgtacgcctatgccctgtcattgtctcaaaatatacaaaattgacTGGTAGGCTTATGCCATGTCATTTCTTCAAAACAAGAAATTGAAGAGTAGGCCtatcctgtcattgcctcaaaatataagaaattaatgtATAAGCCTAATCTCTCAATGATATTTACATCTGACTTGCAAGACTATGATGCATATGTCGATGCTTCATTTCAATGTAGGCcaacaccaattaaaaaaaaaagcgtgatgCATGTGTATCTACGCTGCgcacaataaagaaaaattggaTTCCTCAATTGCGTACTTCACAACAACAGGAACTCAAGCATGTGGTGTCATGATTCATGCACAAAGCTCAACTTTACCAAACAAAGTCAAATCCATATCCATACTGGACATCATTTTGACTGCTAACTAGTGTGATGGCATTCCCCCTTCAAGAGCTAGCCAATCACAGGTGTGCAGTGGGTGGTGCTTAGTTGCAAAGCTAGCTGGACCCTGCTATAGTAATAGTAGCTGAAATTTGACTGTGAAACCGCTACAATCTAGGATTATCTGTCGCCTATTTTTGCTTGTATTTAGGGGAAACAAcagagtggactagctgatccagttttggccgcttgttgatccaccctctgaaaaagtactttaacatgtcctgacaccggagatgggctaCCAGTCACCAGTCATTGGTGGTGAGAACAacaccttgagacctctactttcctttaGAAGTAAGtacctattttctccaaagttagaaattaaggtcatattttaagatgaCACAAAGGTTAAtggaaagtctagccatgcgcagtgcaaacatacctccatgcactttaaaaattttactcaaaacaccaaaaatgCAGAAGATTGATGtcatctcaatgtttgcggagtcacttgtatCAATAAACTGTCCATTCTATGTGCTAAAtcagcacaccacttgtacccatagatgctgggccactttcttcacaacaatcttaaacaATGATGCCACTCGCCTCGGATCCTAGGAAACTAGCGATTTTTCAGTAGAAAGAATAAGCGTGtgctagataattatttaaataaataattaaacatcagtataaggtcatgaattgcataaattttttacatattcatgataattaatttgaaaatattcattgttgaaaaagtaactagattcctgactcataccaattggcaacactgataaactaTAGAAGAGCGCAAACAATGCTGTAGGTACtattcacagcaaaactgttgatatttgagtcaggaatctaattactttttcaacaacgaatattttcaaattaataatcatggatatgtaaaatatttatgcaattcatgaatttatactgccgtttaactatttacttaaataattatctagtgcacgcttctacttcttcttcttctaccaaaacatcgtagtttccttggataagccgcggttggtgtcattgttgacgattgttgtgaagaaagtgcctcagcatctatgggtacaagtggtgtgcggatttagcacatggaatggaaagtttattgacacaagcaactccgcaaacatcgagatggcgtcaatcttctaaattgttggtgttgttagtaaaaatttcgaaagcgtcatggaggcatgtttgcactgtgcatggctagactttttttaacctgtttaatcttaaaatatgactttaatttctactttgaagaaaatatttacttcgaaaggagagtagaggtctcgagctgttgctctcaccaccgatgacttgtgactggtgcccatctctggtgtcaggacatgttaaagtaatttttcaaaGGCTGGATCCACATGCGGTGGAagctggatcagctagtccagtcggttgacTGCAATCTTGAGttagatcaataaatgttacatacctatatacactaatattgttcaaatgagtgctgggaaggacgTTGGATCAATGCCTGTTATGAAAGGGACCGGAGGCGgacgacgccatattggattaaaaaactgccttgaaaacatattttacaaattgTTAAGATAATAAACAACTGAAATATATTATAGGAAACTGCTCATTCCAAAGAAATATCTCCTGCAGAGTTAGGAATTAGGGCTAAGTAGGCTAGTTTTAAGTAAAAATCTTGAGGGCCTTATGGCAGTAAGTTAGCACTGCGTATGGCTAGACCTTCATTGACCTGTTTAATCTGATATTATAACTTTAGGTATTTTGTAATTTAAGAGAAAACTCTCACTTTGAAAAAGGGTAGAGGTCTTGGCGTGTTGCCTGGATGGGCCaaaactcttgactgatgctcatgggaGATCATGGCAGAggattcaagtactttttcgggaaggtggccacGTTCAGGGAGAGGTGGCGGTAGTGCTAGGTTACTATAGGCTAATTCTGCGTCGGGTACTACTACCTAACTAGTTTAAAGGCTACAGTAGCCTACCTACTGTACTTCTAGGTATACTAGGTAGGTACTATACCTATACCTACCTAAGTATTCCTCATCGTTCGTCCCCTCGATTACGAAAGCCatcaggaattggggcgtcaaatgtttAGCACGTGCCCCTGGGGTTAATTAGGTTACAGTCGTCCGAAAAAATACCTAGCCTAGGTATTAGGTACTATGCTACCTACTTAGCCTACTAAAATCTTGTTCAGGAGGTACCTAAAACTGcatatagaaaaactgcaactgccatagtctaggcagacgcggaatagtaatatagacctaCCAGGCTTCGCAACCTTGAGAAACTCCCAATTACCCCAACCCCTAAATGTGTAATTAGCCTAGTAATGGGCTAAATGGTCATTACGGTTGGGCTCACCTGCTGGATGATTCCACATTGGCTGGAATTTTGGTGGAACAAATCTGTCCGCCGTGCGCACTAAAGATCGGTATATCACAGACATTGTAGGTAACAGATAGGTAACTAAGAAGTGAAACGGAGTAACTAGCTGCGTAGGCAGGTAACTACGTTATAATTTGGACGAGTCACCGACCGACGTCCCACTAAGTTCTGAACATCTGTTCTCTCTCGGTTGTCGGGTCCTCGGGACTCAGGAGGGATACACTCGGAGGTCTAATCTACAGGGCGTCCGGCGCTGTCAAAATTGACGCCGATCAGCTGATGGCTGCAAACATTTAATGCTTCTAATTTCCGCTCACAACGTTCATAATCTCACATTAGAGtagtttttatcaaaataaattcctctaattttgAGGAATAATTTTCTATGATTTCATTAGCAATTATTGTACTTTTAGTAAGAATGTGATTAGTGGGTAAAGGTCTTTACAAGTACTCCCCATGACCATTGTAGGGACAACGCTTTTccctatatttttattgtatctgaTCATCAAGtcacgttgttcttacttccatccgatagagcgttccgcgacCTTTCCGCCGATGTACAGGGACGGACTGGGACTAAATTTCGGCCCAGGACTTTTAATGTTGACCGGCCCACTTGGAGATGGAGCTAAATAGAAGTGGGGAGGTATATCTTGAAATGAAAGTATACTTTTGAAGGGAAacaagctacacacacacacacacacacacacacacacacacacacacacacacacacacacacacacacacatatatatatatatatatatatatatatatatatatatatatatagataatatatatatatataatagtgatggGTCGGATAAAGGGCTCCCGGGAAAATAAAACACATGCAGACATAACTAaaagaattacttttattttagattatgaaaattttctttaatagttCACTCAGTGACAGCGATTGAGTATGGACGTATTGGAgtgttttcatgaaatgctaAATATGCGAAAGCTCAGTGGCTTTATGATGAAAAATTACACAAAACCACTTCACTGAAGCACAACACTTTACACACGTTACTTTGAAAGAACAATCCCTGGAGTAAACGTAGTCACTCAGGAGTGAAATTCGAATTCTCCTTCACCAACACAC from Macrobrachium nipponense isolate FS-2020 chromosome 43, ASM1510439v2, whole genome shotgun sequence includes the following:
- the LOC135213936 gene encoding mitochondrial pyruvate carrier 2-like — translated: MSVIYRSLVRTADRFVPPKFQPMWNHPAGPKTVFFWAPAFKWGLVIAGLGDLKRPAEKLSPSQSGALAATGVIWSR